The Seriola aureovittata isolate HTS-2021-v1 ecotype China chromosome 2, ASM2101889v1, whole genome shotgun sequence genome has a segment encoding these proteins:
- the smpd2b gene encoding sphingomyelin phosphodiesterase 2 → MVTRDSVRVFSLNCWGIRYLSKHCRQRYAMIGDMLCKEEHDIVLLQEVWSEKDYLFLKKKLACSHPHSHYFKSGVIGSGLAIFSKHRIHDTFLYRYSLNGYPYMAHHGDWFGGKAVGMAVLSIGSLTANVYVTHLHAEYCREKDSYLPHRVVQAWELQQFVRHTSAGADVVILGGDLNMHPQDLGNRLLMSYTGLRDSYLETDKFDGCENGLTLIADNAFISKKELGPFEEGIRIDYILFKGSSKLEIFCDSMSTTKGSVPDYPFPYSDHEALTAELRLELHTPAEIGGGKQSKDQDSAAEKVAELVDIVTEARTEVKVGLHCAESMRYTATRTAAMGLALLFLELFIAAVPWLALGAEQPFPRTSFYLLAVLCFAILLTTSLLYIFYTMELKSLQGAEDQMRLALGSLQEKLRGFPLAQPHNAQRKSPENQEPSAFDPEE, encoded by the exons ATGGTGACCAGAGACTCTGTCAGGGTCTTCTCTCTGAACTGCTG ggGGATCCGCTACCTCAGCAAACACTGTCGTCAGCGCTATGCCATGATTGGAGATATGTTGTGCAAGGAAGAGCATGATATTGTCTTACTGCAAGAG GTGTGGAGTGAGAAGGACTACCTGttcttaaaaaagaaacttgCCTGTAGTCATCCTCACTCCCATTACTTCAAAAG TGGAGTCATAGGAAGTGGACTGGCCATTTTCTCCAAGCACAGAATCCATGACACGTTTCTTTATCGCTACTCACTGAACGGTTATCCATACATG GCCCACCATGGAGACTGGTTTGGAGGTAAAGCCGTTGGGATGGCCGTTTTAAGCATTGGCAGCCTTACTGCGAATGTCTACGTGACTCAT CTGCATGCGGAGTACTGCAGAGAGAAGGACTCTTACCTGCCTCACAGAGTGGTTCAGGCCtgggagctgcagcagtttgttcG GCACACCTCTGCTGGAGCAGATGTGGTGATTTTAGGTGGTGACCTCAACATGCACCCTCAGGACCTCGGCAACAGGCTGCTAATGTCTTATACTGGACTCCGGGACTCTTATTTAGAGACTGATAAATTTGAT GGATGTGAGAATGGTTTGACTCTAATAGCTGACAACGCTTTTATCAGTAAAAAGGAGCTCGGTCCCTTTGAGGAAGGAATCCGAATTGACTACATCCTGTTCAAG GGTTCTTCCAAATTGGAAATTTTTTGTGATTCCATGTCCACCACCAAAGGCTCCGTCCCTGACTATCCTTTCCCGTACTCTGACCACGAGGCTCTGACTGCTGAACTGAGGCTGGAGTTACACACTCCAGCTGAGATTGGAGGTGGCAAGCAGTCAAAAGATCAGGACTCTGCTGCAG AGAAGGTGGCAGAGTTGGTCGACATTGTGACAGAGGCCCGCACCGAAGTCAAAGTAGGCTTGCACTGTGCAGAGAGCATGCGCTACACAGCAACACGCACCGCAGCGATGGGGTTAGCCCTGCTGTTCCTGGAGCTGTTCATCGCTGCTGTACCGTGGTTGGCTCTGGGAGCTGAACAACCTTTCCCTCGTACCTCCTTCTACCTGCTGGCTGTGCTGTGCTTCGCCATCCTGCTCACCACCTCTCTCCTGTACATCTTCTACACCATGGAGCTGAAATCTCTCCAGGGGGCTGAAGACCAGATGAGACTGGCTTTAGGAAGTCTGCAAGAGAAGCTCAGGGGTTTTCCTCTGGCTCAGCCTCACAATGCCCAGCGGAAGTCCCCAGAGAATCAGGAGCCCAGTGCCTTTGACCCAGAGGAATAA
- the pkp1b gene encoding plakophilin-1 has protein sequence MTSLDPLKSVISIGNVDDTSLAVPSVNQYGTGQQRVLEQVQTIRRTKSRQFSSRSGSASLSPTSPVHDSVFGDAFKLQSSTSTGTVFIGNGFSKALSLEKSMNRQPVNFSKGSSVKMNTAASAYHYERCYAPVSPIAVGQTNTTRSEPDLAWQHSVPKRSVPLQRFLSSRGTHRTDRSTSQYITTNMGQLPSIMNGTSQIKTNNQFIYGQIDSSKQLPNISVPDGTIKGKGESGWTTGIKEVADITMKEAVECLSSDDETFQHCGASYIQHNTFIDDKAKEEVLQFNGIPPLVGLLQSPNSQVSQTASAALRNLSFKNNSAKEAIHHSGGITEAAALLRDTDSVEIQKQLTGLLWNLSSTDDLKPDLLKSALPVLMERVILPYTTGPNRANQDPELFFNATGCLRNLSSAKQNNRQAMRKCRGLVDSLVSYIKDCVEAGKPDDKSVENCVCILHNLTFQLEAEAPTLFSRITALAKTVNRRNSEGETGPIGCFNPQSKSPDQERHFDFPVVEDPQPTGAGWLLHSKTLQSYLNLLESSKREETQEACCGALQNLTAQEGIVSCVMSQAIVQKLNGLQVISPLLKSNKVSLQRNTVALVGNLTKNPNLHNALARKALPELLNIISAGTKQGNESDDTLAMACQAGNCLLLKEPEMGKRLLNSGLINSLSSLSQNKYFPKASKVASLFLYNLWSEKDLQSFLKKQGMSKASFVNDITTTALKSVQVVH, from the exons atgacGAGTTTGGATCCGCTGAAATCAGTCATTTCCATCGGGAATGTGGACGACACTTCGCTGGCGGTGCCGTCCGTTAACCAGTACGGAACAGGGCAGCAGCGCGTCCTGGAACAAGTGCAAACTATCAGGAGGACAAAGTCGAGGCAGTTCAGCAGCAGGAGTGGATCCGCTTCTTTATCTCCAACAA GCCCTGTGCATGACTCTGTGTTCGGGGATGCTTTCAAGTTACAGTCAAGCACATCTACTGGCACTGTTTTCATTGGGAATGGCTTCTCTAAAGCT ctcagcctAGAGAAAAGCATGAACCGACAACCAGTCAACTTTTCCAAGGGATCCAGTGTGAAGATGAACACAGCAGCTTCTGCCTATCATTATGAGAGGTGTTACGCTCCTGTCAGCCCCATAGCCGTCGGTCAAACCAACACCACCCGCAGTGAGCCTGACCTGGCCTGGCAGCACTCTGTGCCAAAACGCTCTGTTCCTCTGCAGAGGTTCCTCTCCAGCAGGGGCACCCACAGGACAGACAGGTCCACTAGTCAGTATATAACCACCAACATGGGCCAGCTTCCATCCATTATGAATGGCACAAGtcagatcaaaacaaacaaccagtTCATTTATGGCCAAATTGACTCATCTAAACAGCTTCCAAACATTTCAGTCCCTGACGGTACAATCAAGGGCAAAGGAGAGTCTGG ctGGACGACTGGGATCAAAGAGGTTGCTGATATCACTATGAAGGAGGCTGTGGAGTGTCTTTCCAGTGACGATGAGACCTTTCAGCACTGTGGCGCTTCCTACATTCAGCACAACACTTTCATTGATGACAAGGCTAAAGAGGAG GTGCTACAGTTCAATGGGATCCCCCCTCTGGTGGGTCTGCTGCAGAGCCCCAATTCACAAGTGAGCCAGACAGCCTCGGCTGCCCTTCGTAACCTgtcctttaaaaacaacagcgCCAAGGAGGCAATACATCACAGCGGTGGCATCACAGAGGCTGCGGCTCTGCTCAGAGATACAGACTCTGTAGAGATACAGAAACAGCTGACAG GTCTCTTGTGGAATTTGTCCTCTACAGACGACCTGAAGCCAGACCTGCTGAAGAGTGCTTTGCCTGTCCTAATGGAGCGTGTGATCCTGCCTTACACTACAGGTCCTAACCGCGCCAACCAAGACCCTGAGCTTTTCTTCAACGCCACTGGATGTCTAAG aaaCCTCAGCAGTGCAAAGCAGAACAACAGACAGGCGATGAGGAAATGTCGTGGGTTGGTCGACTCTTTGGTCAGTTACATTAAAGACTGTGTGGAAGCAGGAAAACCAGACGATAag TCTGTagaaaactgtgtgtgcatcCTGCACAACCTGACATTCCAGCTGGAGGCAGAGGCTCCGACTCTGTTCAGCAGGATCACAGCTTTGGCCAAGACTGTAAACAGGAGGAACAGTGAGGGCGAGACGGGCCCCATCGGCTGCTTCAATCCGCAGAGTAAATCACCAGATCAAGAG cGTCACTTTGACTTCCCGGTGGTTGAGGATCCACAGCCGACCGGAGCAGGCTGGCTGCTCCACTCCAAAACTCTGCAGAGTTACCTGAATCTGCTGGAGTCTAGCAAGcgagaggaaacacaggaagcCTGTTGTGGAGCGCTGCAGAACCTCACCGCACAAGAAGGCATT GTCTCCTGTGTAATGAGCCAGGCCATTGTGCAGAAACTGAATGGCCTGCAGGTTATCAGTCCCCTTTTGAAGTCTAACAAAGTCAGCTTgcagaggaacacagtggctTTGGTTGGAAATTTGACCAAGAACCCAAACCTGCACAACGCCTTAG CTCGTAAGGCCCTCCCAGAGCTGCTGAACATCATCAGTGCAGGCACCAAGCAAGGGAATGAGTCTGATGACACACTGGCTATGGCCTGCCAGGCCGGCAACTGTCTGCTTTTGAAGGAACCTGAGATGGGCAAACGCCTGTTAAACAGTGGCCTGATAAACTCACTGAGCTCTCTCAGTCAAAACAA gTATTTCCCTAAAGCCAGTAAAGTTGCATCCCTGTTTCTCTACAACCTGTGGTCAGAAAAAGATTTGCAAAGCTTCCTGAAAAAG CAAGGGATGAGTAAGGCCTCGTTTGTAAATGACATCACCACGACGGCACTCAAGTCGGTCCAAGTTGTCCACTAA
- the LOC130178554 gene encoding LOW QUALITY PROTEIN: troponin I, slow skeletal muscle-like (The sequence of the model RefSeq protein was modified relative to this genomic sequence to represent the inferred CDS: deleted 1 base in 1 codon; substituted 1 base at 1 genomic stop codon) produces MLMLHFCVYYVLSLFYTHRPEVRFLIIYHLIKGINNKIITRLIKCHTKINKXIKPVFLQRKSKISASRKLMLKSLMVAKAKEELEQEMEEKEEEKTKYLEEKSPPIQTRSMSLGELRTLCEELHAKIDVVDEERYDIEAKVLHNTREIKDLNIKVLDLRGKFKRPSLRRVRVSADAILRSLLGSKHKVSLDLRANLKSVKKEDTEKEKTVEVSDWRKNVEAMSGMEGRKKMFDAAKGHSQ; encoded by the exons ATGTTAATGCTTCATTTCTGTGTCTATTatgttctttctttattttacaccCACAGACCGGAGGTAAGATTTCTAATAATCTAT CATTTAATAAAAGGCATTAATAACAAGATTATCACCAGGCtgataaaatgtcacacaaaaataaataaataaataaaacccgTCTTTTTGCAGAGGAAATCTAAAATCTCAGCTTCTCGCAAGCTCATGCTGAAG AGCCTGATGGTGGCCAAGGCtaaagaggagctggagcaggagatggaagaaaaagaggaagaaaagacaaagtacCTGGAAGAAAAATCTCCTCCGATACAGACCAGAAGCATGTCCTTAGGAGAGCTGAGG ACGTTATGTGAAGAGCTGCACGCCAAGATAGATGTGGTGGATGAGGAGCGGTACGATATTGAGGCCAAAGTCTTgcacaacaccagagag ATCAAAGACCTCAACATCAAGGTACTTGACCTGCGAGGGAAGTTTAAGAGACCCAGCCTTAGAAGAGTGAGGGTTTCAGCTGACGCCATACTGCGCTCACTGCTGGGCTCAAAACACAAGGTCTCTTTGGATCTGCGGGCCAACCTCAAATCAGTCAAGAAGGAGGACACAGAGAAG gagAAGACTGTGGAGGTGAGCGACTGGAGGAAGAATGTGGAAGCCATGTCGGGCATGGAGGGCCGCAAGAAGATGTTtgatgcagcaaagggccacagccAGTGA
- the LOC130175937 gene encoding troponin T, cardiac muscle isoforms-like isoform X1, translated as MQVKSLNKRLSFSFQKALSKIQDGKNNCHIVCLLTTNLLCTEEEEEEEEVEEEEEEEEEEEDTGEENEGDDAKPKLKSGFMPGMAAPKIPDGEKVDFDDIHRKRMEKDLTELQTLIEAHFEKRKKEEEELINLTDRIEKRRSERAEQMKIRAERERERQNKMAEEKARKEEEEAKKKADDDARKKMILSNLSFTGYKQTQTGGKRQTEREKKRKILNDRRKELNIDHLKDDKLREKAKELWDWMRELEAEKFELQYKCTKQKYEITVLRNRVTDHQKISKGSRSKRGLRK; from the exons ATGCAAGTGAAATctttaaataaaagattatctttctcttttcaaaaGGCATTGTCAAAAATACAAGATGGCAAAAATAATTGTCACATTGTTTGCTTGCTAACTACAAACTTGCTTTgcacagaagaggaggaggaggaggaggaggtagaagaggaggaggaggaggaggaggaggaggaag ATActggagaggaaaatgaaggaG ACGATGCAAAGCCTAAGTTAAA GTCTGGTTTCATGCCCGGCATGGCAGCTCCAAAGATCCCAGATGGAGAAAAAGTGGACTTTGAT GACATTCATCGAAAACGAATGGAAAAGGACCTGACGGAGCTCCAGACTCTGATCGAAGCTCACTTTGAGAAGCgtaagaaggaggaagaggagcttaTCAACCTCACAGATCGCATT GAGAAACGCAgatcagagagagcagagcagatgaagatcagagcagagagagaaagagagcggcAGAACAAAATGGCT GAAGAGAAAGcgaggaaagaagaggaggaggccaaGAAGAAAGCAGACGATGATGCGAGGAAGAAGATGATTCTATCAAACTTGAGTTTCACTGGATACAAG cagacacagacgGGGGGAAAAAGACAAacggagagagaaaagaagaggaagatccTAAATGACCGACGCAAGGAGTTAAACATTGATCACTTGAAAGATGACAAACTCAG GGAAAAAGCCAAGGAGCTGTGGGACTGGATGCGCGAGCTAGAGGCAGAGAAATTTGAGCTTCAGTACAAGTGCACGAAGCAGAAGTATGAG ATCACCGTGCTGAGAAACCGGGTCACTGATCATCAGAAAAT TTCAAAGGGGAGCAGGAGCAAGCGTGGTCTGAGGAAGTGA
- the LOC130175937 gene encoding troponin T, cardiac muscle isoforms-like isoform X2, with product MQVKSLNKRLSFSFQKALSKIQDGKNNCHIVCLLTTNLLCTEEEEEEEEVEEEEEEEEEEEDTGEENEGDDAKPKLKSGFMPGMAAPKIPDGEKVDFDDIHRKRMEKDLTELQTLIEAHFEKRKKEEEELINLTDRIEKRRSERAEQMKIRAERERERQNKMAEEKARKEEEEAKKKADDDARKKMILSNLSFTGYKTQTGGKRQTEREKKRKILNDRRKELNIDHLKDDKLREKAKELWDWMRELEAEKFELQYKCTKQKYEITVLRNRVTDHQKISKGSRSKRGLRK from the exons ATGCAAGTGAAATctttaaataaaagattatctttctcttttcaaaaGGCATTGTCAAAAATACAAGATGGCAAAAATAATTGTCACATTGTTTGCTTGCTAACTACAAACTTGCTTTgcacagaagaggaggaggaggaggaggaggtagaagaggaggaggaggaggaggaggaggaggaag ATActggagaggaaaatgaaggaG ACGATGCAAAGCCTAAGTTAAA GTCTGGTTTCATGCCCGGCATGGCAGCTCCAAAGATCCCAGATGGAGAAAAAGTGGACTTTGAT GACATTCATCGAAAACGAATGGAAAAGGACCTGACGGAGCTCCAGACTCTGATCGAAGCTCACTTTGAGAAGCgtaagaaggaggaagaggagcttaTCAACCTCACAGATCGCATT GAGAAACGCAgatcagagagagcagagcagatgaagatcagagcagagagagaaagagagcggcAGAACAAAATGGCT GAAGAGAAAGcgaggaaagaagaggaggaggccaaGAAGAAAGCAGACGATGATGCGAGGAAGAAGATGATTCTATCAAACTTGAGTTTCACTGGATACAAG acacagacgGGGGGAAAAAGACAAacggagagagaaaagaagaggaagatccTAAATGACCGACGCAAGGAGTTAAACATTGATCACTTGAAAGATGACAAACTCAG GGAAAAAGCCAAGGAGCTGTGGGACTGGATGCGCGAGCTAGAGGCAGAGAAATTTGAGCTTCAGTACAAGTGCACGAAGCAGAAGTATGAG ATCACCGTGCTGAGAAACCGGGTCACTGATCATCAGAAAAT TTCAAAGGGGAGCAGGAGCAAGCGTGGTCTGAGGAAGTGA